A stretch of Mucilaginibacter terrae DNA encodes these proteins:
- a CDS encoding SGNH/GDSL hydrolase family protein, whose amino-acid sequence MKKQTSILLLALAAAFSACKKDAATAQSGSETGNLATTSLANARNTPGVIVIIGASTAAGSGATPIDSSWVNRLRSETAGNPVPLKYINLAKGGYTSYEGMPTGFVKSGRPAPDTARNITKALSYHPSLVMITFPSNDIAKGYASDEVVNNYAAIVRKLDSAKVPYILFGTQPRDFTDATRRVALKDLNDRLASIYGNKANDYFGRLDTTDYKIKGSLAAGDGVHLNNKGHYVVLLSVKNHPVFRATLQGK is encoded by the coding sequence ATGAAAAAGCAAACAAGCATTTTATTACTGGCATTAGCTGCGGCTTTCAGCGCATGTAAGAAAGACGCTGCCACGGCCCAAAGCGGCAGCGAAACCGGCAACCTGGCGACGACCTCGTTAGCGAACGCCCGGAACACGCCTGGCGTGATCGTAATCATTGGTGCATCGACGGCCGCAGGGTCCGGTGCAACACCGATCGATTCTTCATGGGTGAACCGGTTACGATCAGAAACCGCCGGAAACCCGGTGCCGCTTAAATATATCAACCTGGCCAAGGGCGGATATACCAGCTACGAAGGTATGCCAACCGGGTTTGTCAAAAGCGGCCGGCCGGCACCGGATACCGCACGCAATATCACAAAAGCGCTTTCTTATCACCCGAGCCTGGTCATGATCACCTTCCCAAGCAATGACATCGCAAAAGGATATGCATCGGACGAAGTGGTGAACAACTATGCAGCGATAGTCCGTAAACTGGATTCGGCCAAAGTTCCCTACATCTTGTTTGGAACGCAACCCAGGGACTTTACTGACGCCACCCGACGCGTCGCGCTGAAGGATCTGAACGATAGGCTGGCCTCGATCTATGGAAATAAGGCCAATGATTATTTCGGTCGACTAGACACGACCGACTATAAGATCAAAGGGTCACTAGCGGCTGGCGATGGTGTCCACCTCAACAACAAAGGACATTACGTCGTACTTCTCTCCGTTAAGAACCATCCGGTATTCCGGGCAACATTACAAGGTAAGTAA
- a CDS encoding sensor histidine kinase, whose product MKYWILLLFIIGQPFFARAADIYFKQINVEHGLSHKKVNCILQDRRGFVWFGTEDGLNRYDGRYMVTYRYSPGSIHTLSGNIIKDLHEDNDGILWIATQDGGMTKYDYRLAPGSQFKQYRFRGAGREGIPENSINKIAEDRFGNLWLATSAHYTVRFNKTTEKFDTPVALGTRCIYTLAMTKADTLLVGRAGGGLLKINTRDLHYKYDNAYDDLYAKLPHVSITDIFMDSSRNTWIASWDKTVYRWDSQGHPDKHFQKKLRMAHLPPDDYLSFAEDSEHQIWMAGKQTGLVIYNGQDGSVRMLKHDQFVMGSLGDDHANVVYAGKDGTMWIGTENGVSVYNPLFKPFEFHKISFDHQEVMIYDFFKESGGRLLIGTNQGIFVKTPGKSKLLHIPLVYKGQALAVTKFFQDKDNRFFIGTDYTLFLFDLKDNKLTPLPNTGKDPVMKKLIGSRVVSVIRDTLDGHPVLLVSPYGHFLTYYDLKTQQWVSREDTVKQILSRYNVTDNLIRLFYRKRNNDILLATSKNGLGWWSGRRERIRYLSTAPGSRDSLSNNDVFDIKEDANGNLWISTYGGGVSYFSVKTQQFKHLQESSNLTEGMLLDQQKNLWMLCNGHVHRYCTPDRVYSCYDIPEIQHTSGLSGYLYQDGEGTVYAAGRNYFITFDPARVAKIRHDPPIYFTDFKVFQTSFNDLLYRGPIKLNYARNSIKIEFSAPEYSGDNLRYSYMLEGFDKVWIASGKRNFAEYANLRSGEYTFRVTATNWKGQSATRESVLHIVIDPPFWLTSWFIGLLVVSVCGICFAFYRNRIDGLLAQQRIRNNIAQDLHDQIGSTLSSIALYSEVAKKYSLKGDVSQLNDLLSIISDTCGETISEMSDIVWAINPKNDLLQRVFHRVKNYAEPLCNAKGIRFELDFHPTLGSANVDMPTRKNLYLILKEAINNAVKHSGCQRIRAVIDGVDHLTGLMVADDGAGFDPGDKVGQIGTDRNGLGNIYSRAAEMGATVQFNSQPGMGTTIRLWFKKPLYGMNFIP is encoded by the coding sequence ATGAAATATTGGATATTGCTCCTGTTCATTATAGGGCAACCTTTTTTTGCCAGGGCTGCGGATATTTATTTTAAGCAGATCAATGTGGAGCATGGCCTTTCACACAAAAAGGTCAATTGCATATTGCAGGATCGCCGCGGTTTTGTCTGGTTTGGGACAGAGGATGGGCTGAACCGTTATGATGGCCGCTATATGGTAACCTACCGGTATTCGCCGGGATCCATCCACACCCTGTCAGGTAATATCATCAAAGACCTTCATGAAGATAACGACGGCATCCTTTGGATTGCGACACAAGATGGCGGAATGACCAAGTACGACTACCGTCTTGCACCGGGTTCCCAGTTTAAGCAATACCGCTTTCGTGGCGCAGGCAGAGAAGGCATCCCGGAAAACAGCATTAACAAAATTGCGGAAGACCGGTTTGGTAATCTCTGGCTGGCTACTTCAGCCCATTATACGGTGCGGTTCAACAAGACCACTGAAAAGTTCGATACCCCGGTTGCCCTTGGTACGCGATGTATCTACACACTTGCCATGACCAAAGCAGACACATTGCTCGTCGGCAGGGCGGGCGGTGGATTACTGAAGATCAATACGCGGGATCTGCATTACAAATATGATAATGCTTACGATGATCTATATGCGAAGCTTCCGCATGTGAGTATCACCGATATCTTCATGGACAGTAGCAGGAATACCTGGATAGCGAGCTGGGACAAAACCGTATACCGTTGGGACAGCCAGGGGCATCCGGACAAGCATTTCCAAAAGAAATTACGGATGGCGCACCTCCCACCGGATGATTACCTGTCTTTCGCGGAAGATAGTGAGCACCAGATCTGGATGGCGGGTAAGCAGACCGGGCTCGTCATCTATAACGGGCAGGACGGCTCGGTAAGAATGCTCAAACATGACCAATTTGTTATGGGTAGCTTAGGTGACGACCACGCTAATGTGGTATATGCCGGAAAAGACGGAACAATGTGGATTGGGACGGAGAACGGCGTGAGCGTTTATAACCCGTTATTTAAACCATTTGAGTTCCATAAAATCTCCTTCGATCACCAGGAAGTTATGATCTATGACTTCTTTAAAGAGAGCGGTGGAAGGCTACTGATCGGAACGAACCAGGGGATCTTTGTCAAAACACCAGGTAAGTCCAAGCTGCTCCATATCCCCTTGGTTTATAAAGGACAAGCACTGGCGGTGACCAAGTTCTTTCAGGATAAGGACAACCGCTTCTTTATCGGAACAGACTATACTTTGTTTTTATTTGACCTTAAGGATAATAAGCTTACACCGCTCCCCAATACGGGGAAGGACCCGGTCATGAAAAAGCTCATCGGTTCCAGGGTCGTTTCCGTCATCCGGGATACACTGGATGGGCATCCGGTACTTTTGGTCTCGCCTTATGGGCATTTTTTAACTTACTATGATCTCAAGACCCAACAATGGGTGTCCAGGGAGGATACCGTAAAACAGATCTTGTCAAGGTATAATGTCACGGATAACCTCATCCGGCTGTTTTATCGAAAAAGGAATAACGATATACTTTTAGCGACTTCCAAAAACGGACTTGGATGGTGGTCCGGCAGGCGGGAACGGATAAGGTATTTGTCCACCGCACCCGGGAGTCGTGATTCTTTAAGCAACAATGATGTTTTTGACATCAAGGAAGACGCAAATGGCAATCTATGGATCAGTACCTATGGTGGCGGCGTCAGTTACTTTTCCGTAAAGACCCAGCAATTCAAACATCTCCAGGAGTCCAGTAACTTGACAGAAGGTATGCTCCTGGACCAGCAAAAGAACCTTTGGATGTTATGTAACGGACATGTTCACCGGTATTGCACCCCGGACCGGGTGTACAGTTGTTACGACATCCCCGAAATACAGCATACAAGCGGATTATCGGGCTATCTGTATCAGGACGGAGAAGGTACGGTTTATGCTGCGGGAAGGAACTATTTTATCACGTTTGATCCTGCACGGGTCGCGAAGATACGGCATGATCCTCCGATTTATTTTACCGATTTCAAGGTCTTTCAAACCTCTTTCAATGATCTGCTTTACAGGGGGCCAATCAAACTCAACTACGCCCGTAACAGCATAAAAATTGAATTTTCTGCCCCCGAATACAGCGGGGACAACCTGCGGTATTCCTACATGCTTGAGGGGTTTGATAAGGTCTGGATAGCATCCGGTAAGCGAAATTTTGCAGAGTATGCTAATCTTAGGAGTGGTGAATATACGTTCAGGGTGACTGCAACGAACTGGAAAGGGCAATCGGCAACCAGGGAGTCGGTCCTGCACATCGTCATTGATCCGCCCTTTTGGCTCACAAGCTGGTTCATCGGGCTGCTCGTTGTGTCTGTCTGCGGTATCTGTTTTGCATTTTACCGCAACCGGATCGACGGTCTTTTGGCGCAGCAAAGGATCCGTAACAATATTGCCCAGGATCTGCATGATCAGATTGGATCCACCTTAAGTAGTATCGCGCTGTATAGCGAGGTCGCCAAAAAGTACAGCCTTAAAGGGGATGTTTCCCAATTAAATGACTTGCTGAGTATCATCAGCGACACTTGCGGCGAGACCATTTCGGAAATGAGCGATATCGTCTGGGCCATCAATCCAAAGAATGACCTCTTGCAGCGTGTTTTTCACCGCGTTAAAAACTATGCGGAGCCACTTTGCAACGCCAAGGGCATCCGGTTTGAACTTGACTTTCATCCCACCCTCGGGTCGGCAAACGTTGATATGCCAACCAGAAAGAACCTTTACCTGATCTTGAAAGAGGCGATCAACAATGCGGTAAAGCATTCAGGGTGCCAACGTATCAGGGCTGTCATTGACGGAGTCGATCATCTTACAGGGTTAATGGTGGCGGATGATGGGGCCGGATTTGACCCCGGGGATAAAGTTGGGCAGATCGGAACGGATCGTAATGGCCTTGGCAATATTTACAGCAGGGCAGCGGAAATGGGTGCCACTGTTCAATTCAATTCCCAGCCCGGGATGGGCACAACGATCAGGCTTTGGTTCAAAAAGCCGCTCTATGGGATGAATTTTATTCCTTAA
- a CDS encoding glycoside hydrolase family 71/99-like protein: protein MTYLKTKKRLRYAVPAALALFAVACAKAPGIDAHQTGNLSNKSRLLASPVGDVVGKTIVGYQGWFAAAGDGQPGGKNWWWHWTENWNALPSNNDKALWAWPDVRDYDKTYQTGYPALNNGNPAKLYSCVDQQTVTMQFQWMQENGIDGAALQRFNPTGEEGPLRDRAAQNVRTAAEATGRKFYIMYDATDWVNMQMEMKNDWTSKMKGFTSSNAYARQNGKPVVAIWGFGYDDNHHPWTAAVCLDVVNWFKAQGCYVIGGVPREWRFASGDRASFANVYKAFDMLSPWLVGAVNNVGDADRIYNDFIVGDAAYCKANQIDYQPCVLPGGLGQRAHGDLMWRMFYNAIRAGSQGLYISMYDEYNEGNQIAKTAPTKAWLPAGSRYEALDNDGVFCTSDYYLRLTRDGNRMLKGMIPLTALRPTIPGIDYIETCDQLTGWSSANALSVVTNGRKQGDGFLRSTGSGTDDFSKVITPALNSGATPATGRLQFWYYVSDVTRLSGEDQIEIGSGGGPDRDEYSWSIGPLTNGWNLISKPLSAAVRTGNPNLNAINWLRVYHYKNGSVTTGLDGIQIIP, encoded by the coding sequence ATGACCTATTTAAAAACAAAAAAACGCTTGCGTTACGCTGTTCCGGCAGCATTGGCCCTTTTTGCAGTCGCTTGCGCAAAAGCGCCGGGCATTGACGCGCATCAGACCGGAAACCTGTCCAATAAATCCCGGCTGTTGGCCTCCCCGGTTGGTGACGTTGTCGGTAAAACGATCGTCGGATACCAGGGATGGTTCGCCGCAGCAGGTGACGGGCAACCAGGCGGGAAGAACTGGTGGTGGCACTGGACGGAGAACTGGAATGCCCTCCCCTCTAATAATGACAAGGCATTATGGGCGTGGCCGGATGTACGGGATTATGACAAGACCTATCAGACCGGCTACCCTGCGCTCAATAACGGTAACCCGGCGAAGTTATATTCCTGCGTAGACCAGCAAACGGTAACGATGCAATTTCAGTGGATGCAGGAGAACGGTATTGACGGCGCTGCATTGCAGCGCTTCAATCCTACCGGAGAGGAAGGGCCTTTAAGGGACCGGGCAGCGCAGAACGTGCGTACAGCTGCGGAAGCAACCGGCCGCAAGTTCTATATTATGTACGATGCAACGGACTGGGTGAATATGCAAATGGAGATGAAAAACGACTGGACCAGCAAAATGAAGGGATTCACATCATCAAACGCTTATGCGCGCCAAAACGGGAAACCGGTCGTAGCGATCTGGGGGTTCGGTTATGACGACAACCATCACCCATGGACCGCAGCCGTTTGCCTGGATGTCGTTAACTGGTTCAAAGCGCAGGGCTGCTACGTGATCGGCGGCGTTCCGCGCGAATGGCGGTTTGCGAGCGGTGACCGCGCAAGCTTTGCAAACGTTTACAAAGCCTTTGACATGTTGTCGCCATGGCTTGTCGGCGCTGTGAACAATGTAGGTGATGCAGACAGGATCTACAATGACTTTATCGTAGGCGACGCGGCTTATTGCAAGGCTAACCAAATCGATTACCAACCCTGCGTATTACCGGGTGGCCTGGGCCAGCGGGCGCACGGCGACCTGATGTGGAGGATGTTCTATAATGCGATACGGGCCGGAAGCCAGGGCCTTTACATATCGATGTACGACGAGTACAATGAAGGCAATCAGATCGCGAAGACCGCCCCGACAAAGGCATGGCTTCCCGCCGGTTCCAGGTACGAAGCCCTCGATAATGACGGTGTATTCTGCACCTCCGATTACTATCTCCGGTTGACGCGCGACGGAAACCGGATGCTCAAAGGGATGATTCCGCTTACGGCATTGCGTCCGACGATACCGGGAATTGATTATATCGAGACTTGCGATCAGCTTACCGGTTGGAGCTCTGCGAATGCGCTGTCTGTGGTCACTAATGGCCGAAAACAGGGCGACGGCTTCCTGCGGTCAACGGGCTCCGGTACAGATGATTTCAGTAAGGTCATCACCCCGGCATTGAACAGCGGCGCTACCCCCGCGACAGGAAGGTTACAATTCTGGTATTATGTATCTGATGTTACCCGTCTCAGCGGTGAGGACCAGATCGAAATCGGCAGCGGCGGAGGACCCGACAGGGATGAGTACAGCTGGTCTATCGGTCCGCTGACCAATGGCTGGAACCTGATCTCAAAACCATTATCGGCTGCGGTCAGAACCGGCAATCCTAACCTAAATGCGATCAACTGGTTGCGGGTCTATCATTATAAGAATGGCAGTGTCACCACTGGTCTGGACGGCATTCAGATCATTCCCTGA
- a CDS encoding response regulator transcription factor, with amino-acid sequence MRIRVAIFDDNKNIRNSIILMLNTDPELEVVGIYPDARNCVDKLLLSKPDVVLMDIEMPGMNGIEAVRLIKAQMPAVAVIIQTVFEDEEKIFDSLKAGASGYILKNALKNVTLAIKETHSGGSPMTPWVARKVLNMIYHSKEIRAQSTEEYNLSNKEKEVLLLIVNGLSYKMIAAQLNISYETVRGHVKKIYDKLHVASLTEVVAKAIKQRIV; translated from the coding sequence ATGCGTATAAGAGTAGCCATATTTGATGACAACAAGAACATCAGGAATAGCATCATTTTGATGTTGAACACGGACCCGGAACTGGAGGTGGTGGGTATCTATCCCGATGCCAGGAATTGCGTGGATAAACTCCTTTTAAGTAAACCGGACGTTGTACTCATGGATATCGAAATGCCGGGCATGAACGGCATTGAGGCCGTGCGGCTGATCAAAGCGCAGATGCCCGCGGTGGCGGTGATCATACAAACCGTTTTCGAGGATGAAGAAAAGATCTTCGATTCCCTGAAAGCGGGAGCCTCCGGATACATATTGAAAAATGCGCTGAAAAATGTTACCCTTGCAATCAAAGAAACGCATTCAGGCGGATCTCCGATGACCCCATGGGTGGCGCGAAAAGTGTTGAATATGATCTATCATTCAAAAGAAATACGCGCCCAGTCAACGGAGGAATATAATCTTTCAAACAAGGAAAAGGAGGTGCTTTTGCTGATCGTCAATGGGCTAAGCTATAAGATGATCGCCGCTCAGTTAAACATCAGCTATGAAACGGTCAGAGGACACGTAAAAAAAATCTACGACAAATTACATGTGGCGTCGCTTACGGAAGTAGTTGCCAAAGCGATCAAGCAGCGTATCGTTTAA
- a CDS encoding helix-turn-helix domain-containing protein has product MKLTSKSGRKIKNPNEVYLEVGFEDLSHFSFAFKKEFGKTPSEVAIS; this is encoded by the coding sequence ATGAAGCTTACTTCAAAATCCGGACGCAAAATCAAAAACCCGAATGAAGTATATCTGGAAGTAGGCTTTGAAGATCTTTCTCACTTCTCTTTCGCGTTCAAAAAGGAGTTCGGAAAGACACCTTCTGAGGTAGCGATCAGCTAG
- a CDS encoding AraC family transcriptional regulator: MNSIHSCYLGPEISPEQFIPEHFFMFLLKGTMLAYDGSKRYAMRPGDYFIARKNHLIRYTKYREHDQFEKIIITLDETFLKQFVNRHSYDVKPSGNGDSFLFIKENELLKSYIQSLEPYYHGNRQLDKTFADIKREELLLILLKSQPDLASVFFNFGIPDKIDLEEFMNTNFRFNVSLDRFAFLTGRSLSTFKRDFQKTFGTNPGNWLKKKRLDEAYFKIRTQNQKPE, encoded by the coding sequence ATGAATAGCATTCATTCCTGTTATTTAGGTCCCGAGATATCGCCGGAGCAATTTATCCCGGAACATTTCTTTATGTTTCTTCTTAAAGGCACGATGTTGGCCTATGACGGAAGTAAGCGCTATGCTATGCGACCGGGCGATTACTTCATCGCCCGGAAAAATCACCTGATCCGCTATACGAAGTACCGGGAGCATGATCAATTTGAAAAGATCATCATTACCCTTGATGAGACATTTCTAAAACAGTTTGTGAATCGCCATTCCTACGACGTCAAGCCGTCCGGAAATGGCGATTCATTTCTGTTTATCAAGGAAAACGAATTATTAAAAAGCTATATCCAATCGCTGGAACCCTATTATCATGGCAACCGGCAGCTTGATAAGACTTTTGCAGACATTAAACGCGAAGAACTGTTGCTGATCTTATTGAAGTCGCAACCTGACCTGGCCAGCGTCTTCTTTAACTTCGGCATTCCTGATAAAATTGATCTGGAAGAGTTTATGAACACGAACTTCCGGTTCAATGTCAGCCTGGATCGCTTTGCATTCCTCACCGGAAGAAGCCTGTCTACCTTTAAGCGGGATTTTCAAAAGACGTTTGGGACGAACCCGGGAAACTGGCTCAAAAAAAAGCGCCTGGATGAAGCTTACTTCAAAATCCGGACGCAAAATCAAAAACCCGAATGA
- a CDS encoding SDR family oxidoreductase → MKNKKVLVTGGSGFVGIHTILQLLQQGYTVHTTLRSLSKKENIISALAKGGITELQDLHFFEADLTADKGWNEATEGCDYVLHVASPFPLVEPEDENDLIIPARDGSLRVLKVAKLSGVKRVVLTSSFAAIGYGADRKGHTFTEEDWTDENASVAPYIKSKTIAEKAAWEFIRKEGGDMELSVINPVGIFGPVIGDIYPASYEGVIKAILEGTVTESPAFTFGIVDVRDVAGIHIKAMLHPEARGQRFLATSDGAVSFYDVAQLIKTERPQKADRIAEMKPTQPEMYTQMSNRKAVDILGWQPRSKEEAILASVDSTVA, encoded by the coding sequence ATGAAAAATAAAAAAGTATTAGTAACAGGCGGAAGTGGATTCGTGGGAATTCATACCATTTTACAACTCCTGCAACAGGGCTATACCGTTCATACGACGCTGCGTTCCCTTTCCAAAAAAGAAAATATCATAAGCGCCTTAGCAAAAGGCGGCATAACGGAACTGCAGGACCTGCATTTTTTCGAGGCTGACTTGACAGCCGATAAAGGCTGGAACGAGGCCACGGAAGGTTGTGATTATGTCCTGCATGTGGCATCTCCCTTTCCATTGGTTGAACCTGAGGACGAAAATGATCTGATCATCCCTGCCAGGGACGGCTCATTAAGGGTGCTGAAGGTTGCTAAACTGAGTGGGGTGAAGCGGGTCGTACTTACATCATCTTTCGCTGCGATCGGTTATGGTGCAGATCGTAAAGGTCATACATTTACAGAAGAGGATTGGACGGATGAGAACGCTTCCGTCGCGCCTTATATCAAGTCGAAAACGATCGCTGAAAAAGCGGCCTGGGAATTTATCAGGAAGGAGGGTGGCGACATGGAGTTGAGCGTTATCAACCCCGTTGGTATCTTCGGTCCGGTCATCGGAGATATCTACCCGGCCTCCTATGAAGGTGTCATTAAAGCGATCTTGGAAGGCACGGTTACGGAAAGCCCGGCTTTCACGTTTGGAATAGTTGACGTGCGTGATGTGGCCGGTATTCACATCAAAGCCATGTTGCACCCGGAAGCCAGAGGGCAACGTTTTCTGGCAACCTCGGATGGGGCAGTAAGCTTTTATGATGTCGCACAGCTGATCAAAACAGAACGTCCCCAAAAGGCGGATCGCATTGCTGAAATGAAACCAACCCAACCGGAGATGTATACGCAAATGTCTAATAGAAAGGCTGTGGACATTTTAGGCTGGCAACCAAGAAGTAAAGAGGAGGCAATCTTAGCAAGTGTGGACAGCACTGTGGCGTGA